The Chromatiaceae bacterium genome has a window encoding:
- a CDS encoding tetratricopeptide repeat protein translates to MAFRACLLTLVLLPCLLMAQPGQEAPSVPGPDPLLDPLRAERGFIGAAACGECHPKELALWRGSYHDRAMTLATPETVRGNFEEADITALGVTSRFFHRDGEFLVSTDGPDGELKDYPIRYTFGWSPLQQYLIAFPGGRLQSLGLAWDTRPREQGGQDWFHLYPDQALDHRHPLHWTAPDQTWNYQCADCHSTDLQKRYDAKSKGYDTRYAEINVACEACHGAGARHLAWAKAAAARSAQAGGTGTDEAAHAAVADDPTRGLLVDLKDRDGGLWRLSGETGKPSRQPPRHSQIQTETCARCHSRRGRIWDEMKPGEPLHQGFRLALLEPDLYFPDGQIKDEVFVFGSFIQSRMYHQGVVCGDCHDAHSLRLHADGNAVCARCHLAPRYDSPEHHHHPAGSEGAACVACHMPQRFYMVVDERADHSLRVPRPDLSLKLGTPNACNGCHTDKDAAWAAASVETWYPDPQYRGPHFGETLQAADHKAPDATQRLLALAGDPTHPAIARASALDRLHDQPQDGAGSPTLLTVRRLLADPEVLVRAQAVRYLDLVDLRTRIDLAWPLLSDPARTVRLEAARVLAPVMRQGIGGKLAEQMRAALAEYATAERVNADRPEAHLNLGLIAIATGEPRVAEQSYRTALELDPRFTPARANLADLYREQGREADAEAELQAGLAADPDNADLLHALGLARVRTHRLEVAIEDLARAARLAPDNSRFAYVRGVALDAADRTPEAVAVLEAAQPGDPANRDLLIALIQYNAKLGRLQEAQRWLTEFGAKAPGDPAIKALLEQLGKPGTQ, encoded by the coding sequence ATGGCTTTTCGTGCCTGCCTCCTTACCTTAGTGCTCCTTCCATGCCTCCTCATGGCCCAGCCTGGCCAGGAGGCCCCGTCGGTTCCCGGACCAGACCCGCTTTTGGACCCTTTACGGGCGGAGCGGGGATTCATCGGCGCGGCAGCCTGTGGCGAGTGCCACCCGAAGGAACTGGCCCTGTGGCGGGGCTCTTACCATGACCGGGCCATGACCCTGGCGACGCCCGAGACGGTGCGCGGCAACTTCGAGGAGGCCGACATCACCGCCCTGGGGGTGACCTCCCGCTTCTTCCACCGGGATGGCGAATTCCTCGTCAGCACCGACGGCCCGGACGGAGAACTCAAGGACTACCCCATCCGCTACACCTTCGGCTGGTCGCCCCTTCAGCAATATCTGATCGCCTTCCCAGGCGGCCGGCTCCAGAGCCTGGGCCTGGCCTGGGATACCCGCCCCCGGGAGCAGGGGGGACAAGACTGGTTCCATCTCTATCCCGACCAGGCCCTGGACCACCGCCATCCGCTGCACTGGACGGCGCCGGATCAGACCTGGAACTACCAGTGCGCGGACTGCCATTCCACGGACCTGCAAAAGCGCTATGACGCCAAGAGCAAGGGCTATGACACCCGCTACGCGGAGATCAACGTCGCCTGCGAGGCCTGCCATGGCGCCGGTGCCCGCCATCTGGCCTGGGCCAAGGCCGCCGCCGCGCGGTCGGCCCAGGCGGGCGGGACCGGCACGGATGAGGCGGCCCATGCCGCCGTGGCGGATGATCCGACCCGGGGGCTGCTGGTGGACCTGAAGGATCGCGATGGTGGCCTCTGGCGGCTTTCCGGCGAGACCGGCAAACCCAGTCGCCAGCCACCCCGCCACTCCCAAATTCAGACCGAGACCTGTGCCCGCTGCCACTCCCGGCGCGGCCGCATCTGGGATGAGATGAAGCCCGGCGAGCCCCTGCACCAGGGCTTTCGGCTGGCCCTGCTGGAGCCGGACCTCTATTTCCCGGACGGCCAGATCAAGGACGAGGTCTTTGTCTTCGGCTCCTTCATCCAGAGCCGCATGTATCATCAGGGGGTCGTCTGCGGCGATTGTCATGATGCCCACAGCCTGCGCCTCCACGCGGACGGCAATGCCGTCTGTGCCCGCTGCCATCTCGCCCCCCGCTACGATTCACCCGAACATCATCACCATCCGGCCGGCTCCGAAGGTGCTGCCTGCGTGGCCTGTCACATGCCCCAGCGCTTCTATATGGTGGTGGACGAGCGGGCCGATCATAGTTTGCGGGTGCCGCGACCGGATCTGTCCCTCAAACTTGGCACCCCCAACGCCTGCAATGGCTGTCACACGGATAAGGATGCCGCTTGGGCGGCGGCCAGTGTGGAGACCTGGTATCCCGATCCCCAGTATCGGGGGCCTCACTTTGGCGAGACCCTCCAAGCGGCGGACCATAAGGCCCCGGACGCGACCCAGCGCCTGCTGGCCCTGGCGGGGGACCCGACCCACCCCGCCATCGCGCGGGCGAGCGCCCTGGACCGGCTCCATGACCAGCCCCAGGACGGCGCGGGCTCCCCGACTCTACTAACGGTGCGCCGCCTGCTCGCCGACCCGGAGGTTCTGGTGCGGGCCCAGGCCGTGCGCTATCTGGATCTCGTGGATTTGCGGACCCGGATCGATCTGGCCTGGCCCCTCCTGTCCGATCCGGCGCGCACGGTACGACTGGAGGCGGCCCGAGTGCTGGCGCCCGTGATGCGCCAGGGGATCGGTGGCAAGCTGGCGGAACAGATGCGGGCCGCCCTGGCGGAGTACGCGACCGCGGAGCGTGTGAATGCCGACCGCCCCGAGGCCCACCTCAACCTGGGCCTCATCGCTATCGCCACGGGCGAGCCCAGGGTGGCGGAGCAGTCCTATCGCACCGCCCTGGAACTCGATCCCCGCTTCACGCCCGCCCGCGCCAACCTGGCGGACCTCTATCGGGAACAGGGGCGCGAGGCGGACGCCGAGGCCGAACTCCAGGCCGGACTGGCCGCCGATCCAGACAATGCCGACCTGCTCCATGCCCTGGGACTGGCGCGGGTGCGCACCCACCGGCTGGAGGTGGCGATCGAGGACCTGGCGCGGGCCGCGCGGCTAGCCCCGGACAACAGCCGCTTTGCCTATGTGCGGGGGGTGGCCCTGGATGCCGCCGACCGCACCCCCGAGGCCGTGGCCGTGCTGGAGGCCGCCCAGCCGGGAGATCCGGCCAATCGGGACCTCCTGATCGCCCTGATCCAATATAATGCCAAGCTGGGGCGGTTACAGGAGGCCCAGCGCTGGCTCACGGAGTTCGGCGCCAAGGCCCCGGGGGACCCGGCCATCAAGGCACTTCTGGAGCAGCTTGGGAAGCCGGGGACTCAATAA
- a CDS encoding DUF2092 domain-containing protein: MLIKAKAMTSLVAAGLMWAGSAWAMDETPVDPAALKALDAMGAHLRGLTSFSVQANDTLDEVLDSGQKIQFSSTLKLDVRKPNGLRAEIETDRKSRRIFYDGKNFTLYAPQDQFFVTVPAAPTLKEVLNTVETKYGIAFPLVDLFHWGEDDSMTSDIKEAIRVGPSRINGQLTDHYAFRQEGLDWQIWIAQGEAPLPLRYVITTLDEPGEPQYSANLTWDTGVKFDDKSFTFVPGRDDHPIPIVAIDVVAPAQ; the protein is encoded by the coding sequence ATGTTGATCAAGGCAAAAGCAATGACGTCCCTGGTGGCCGCCGGCCTGATGTGGGCCGGCTCCGCCTGGGCCATGGACGAGACCCCGGTGGACCCGGCGGCCCTAAAGGCGCTGGATGCCATGGGGGCGCATTTGCGCGGCCTGACGTCCTTTAGCGTCCAGGCCAATGACACCCTGGACGAGGTGTTGGACTCCGGGCAGAAGATCCAATTTTCCTCCACTCTCAAACTGGACGTGCGTAAGCCCAATGGCTTGCGGGCGGAAATCGAGACGGATCGCAAATCGCGTCGTATCTTCTATGACGGCAAGAACTTCACCCTCTATGCCCCTCAGGACCAGTTTTTTGTCACCGTGCCGGCCGCACCCACCCTCAAGGAGGTGTTGAATACGGTCGAAACCAAATACGGTATCGCCTTCCCTCTGGTGGATCTATTCCACTGGGGTGAGGATGACTCGATGACGAGTGACATCAAGGAGGCGATACGGGTTGGCCCCAGTCGGATCAATGGCCAATTGACCGATCACTACGCCTTCCGTCAGGAAGGGCTGGATTGGCAGATCTGGATCGCCCAGGGCGAGGCGCCGTTACCCTTGCGCTATGTGATTACCACCCTCGATGAACCGGGCGAGCCGCAATACAGCGCCAACCTGACATGGGATACGGGTGTCAAATTCGACGATAAATCATTTACTTTCGTGCCCGGCCGGGACGACCACCCGATCCCGATCGTCGCGATCGATGTCGTGGCGCCAGCGCAATAG
- a CDS encoding type II toxin-antitoxin system prevent-host-death family antitoxin, whose protein sequence is MDAITYTAARANLARTMDRVCDDHDPVIITRNSEQAVVMLSLEDYSALTETAYLLRSPANARRLLESVAELGRGGGTERDLAE, encoded by the coding sequence ATGGATGCCATCACCTACACCGCCGCCCGGGCGAACCTGGCCCGCACCATGGACCGGGTCTGCGATGACCATGACCCGGTCATCATTACCCGCAACTCGGAGCAAGCCGTTGTCATGCTATCGCTGGAGGACTACAGCGCGCTGACCGAGACCGCTTACCTGCTGCGCAGCCCAGCCAACGCCCGGCGCCTGCTGGAGTCCGTCGCGGAATTGGGGCGGGGTGGGGGTACCGAGAGGGACTTGGCCGAGTGA
- a CDS encoding Txe/YoeB family addiction module toxin, with protein MKIVFSERAWEDYLYWQGQDRKILARINHLIREVQRDPVAGIGKPEALKHALAGYWSRRITDEHRLVYRVQDDALWIAQARYHY; from the coding sequence GTGAAGATCGTCTTCTCCGAGCGGGCTTGGGAGGACTACCTCTACTGGCAGGGCCAGGACCGCAAGATCCTGGCCCGTATCAACCACCTGATTCGCGAGGTCCAGCGCGACCCGGTCGCCGGGATCGGCAAACCCGAGGCCCTGAAGCACGCCCTGGCCGGATATTGGTCCCGGCGAATCACCGATGAGCATCGCCTGGTTTACAGGGTCCAGGATGACGCCCTGTGGATTGCGCAGGCCCGGTATCACTACTGA
- a CDS encoding neutral zinc metallopeptidase, translating to MRWRTGRRSDNVEDLRDDSGSAGNGFGGPRLPVRISRGAGFGGGLGTILLLLVGLYFGVDLTAFLGGGTPQLDNGGGQLQLPGPRHEPGAHQPRPPPHAGGLQAPGAGATPDELKDFVSVVLADTEDTWGEIFRQGKQRYQEPKLVLFSDSVRSACGFAEAAMGPFYCPGDHKVYIDLSFYDELRSKFGAPGDFAQAYVIAHEIGHHVQKLLGITDQVEEARQGRGKAQANQLSVRLELQADCFAGVWANRADRARGILEAGDAEEALKAASAIGDDRLQKQTRGYVTPDSFTHGSSAQRVAWFRRGLEKGDVNACDTFSAKNL from the coding sequence ATGCGCTGGAGAACTGGCAGGCGAAGCGATAATGTGGAGGACCTGCGGGACGACTCCGGATCCGCCGGGAACGGGTTTGGTGGGCCGCGCCTGCCCGTACGCATAAGCCGTGGCGCCGGCTTTGGCGGTGGCCTGGGCACCATCCTGCTGCTCCTGGTCGGCCTCTACTTCGGGGTTGACCTGACCGCCTTCCTCGGCGGTGGGACCCCCCAACTCGATAACGGCGGCGGACAGCTTCAGTTGCCTGGTCCGAGGCACGAACCGGGCGCGCATCAACCGAGGCCACCGCCTCACGCCGGCGGCCTGCAAGCCCCGGGGGCCGGGGCCACGCCCGATGAGCTCAAGGACTTCGTCTCCGTCGTCCTGGCGGATACCGAGGACACCTGGGGGGAGATCTTCCGCCAGGGAAAACAGCGTTATCAGGAACCCAAGCTGGTCCTCTTCTCTGACAGTGTCCGCTCCGCCTGCGGCTTCGCCGAGGCCGCCATGGGGCCCTTCTACTGCCCCGGAGACCACAAGGTCTATATCGACCTATCCTTTTATGACGAGCTGCGCAGCAAATTCGGCGCCCCGGGGGATTTCGCTCAGGCCTATGTCATCGCCCACGAGATCGGCCACCACGTCCAAAAACTGCTCGGCATCACCGATCAGGTCGAGGAGGCCAGGCAGGGCCGCGGCAAGGCCCAGGCGAACCAACTTTCGGTGCGCCTGGAACTCCAGGCCGATTGCTTCGCCGGTGTCTGGGCCAACCGCGCCGACCGGGCCCGTGGCATCCTGGAGGCCGGCGACGCCGAGGAGGCCCTCAAGGCCGCCTCCGCCATCGGCGACGACCGCCTGCAAAAGCAGACGCGGGGCTATGTCACCCCGGACAGCTTCACCCACGGCAGCTCCGCCCAGCGCGTCGCCTGGTTCCGCCGCGGCCTGGAGAAGGGCGACGTCAACGCCTGCGACACCTTTTCCGCCAAAAACCTCTAA
- the aqpZ gene encoding aquaporin Z has protein sequence MNLSNKLAAEFIGTFWLVLGGCGSAVLAAAFPGVGIGLLGVALAFGLTVVTMAYAIGHISGCHLNPAISVGLVVGGRFPASELVPYIVAQVLGAILAAFLLYFIASGQAGFTLSASALAVNGYGDLSPGKYSMMAGLVTEVVMTAIFLFVIMGSTDKRGIGSHAGLAIGLALTLIHLISIPVTNTSVNPARSTGPALALLMGGYNQALSQLWLFWVAPIIGAVIGALAYKAVGGKEA, from the coding sequence ATGAACCTCAGTAACAAACTCGCCGCCGAATTCATCGGCACCTTCTGGCTCGTCCTCGGTGGCTGCGGCAGCGCCGTGCTGGCGGCGGCCTTTCCCGGCGTCGGTATCGGCCTGCTGGGGGTCGCCCTCGCCTTCGGCCTGACGGTCGTGACCATGGCCTATGCCATTGGTCACATCTCCGGCTGTCATCTTAACCCGGCGATCTCGGTCGGCCTGGTGGTCGGCGGGCGTTTCCCGGCCAGCGAACTGGTGCCCTACATTGTCGCCCAGGTCCTGGGCGCCATCCTGGCGGCCTTCCTCCTCTACTTCATCGCCAGCGGCCAAGCGGGTTTCACGCTGTCGGCCAGTGCGCTGGCGGTGAATGGCTACGGTGACCTGTCGCCCGGCAAGTATTCCATGATGGCGGGCTTGGTGACGGAGGTGGTGATGACTGCTATCTTCCTGTTCGTCATCATGGGCAGCACCGACAAACGTGGCATTGGCTCCCATGCCGGCCTGGCCATCGGCCTGGCCCTGACGCTTATCCATCTCATCTCGATCCCGGTGACCAATACCTCGGTCAACCCGGCCCGCAGCACGGGGCCGGCGCTCGCCCTGCTGATGGGCGGCTATAATCAAGCCCTGAGCCAACTCTGGCTGTTCTGGGTTGCCCCCATCATCGGCGCCGTCATCGGGGCCCTGGCCTATAAGGCGGTGGGTGGCAAGGAGGCCTGA
- a CDS encoding c-type cytochrome, with amino-acid sequence MPRILLLLPLAIALSHPSAWAESTPLAPLATGSPPVAEGQPREAEALYTQICAECHGADRLGITGPPLIPENFGRLKREEAANLILQGRPATQMPAFAERLSAAEAQSLVDLVFTPPAETPEWGLERIRASHLALVDPATLPDHPLHNADPLNLFVVVETGDHHATILDGDRLEPLHRFATRRALHGGPKFSNDGRFVYFASRDGWISKFDLHSFQTVAEIRAGINTRNLAVSGDGRYVAVANYLPHNLVILDARDLLPIKLIPVQDETGKTSRVSAVYAAPPRQSFVAALKDIPEVWEIMVADDPLPVYNGPMHDYRLGEGTAREPGPFPVRRTKLDGFLDDFFFNQSYQILIGAARDGNKGQAINLDVRQRIAELDLDGMPHLSSGITWERDGRTLLATPHLSKSEVTVIDLGTWETVAKIPTQGPGFFARSHENSPYAWVDVFSGPNKDALHVIDKQSLQVVATLRPEPGKTAAHVEFDRYGKYALVSIWEDDGALVVYDAQTFKEVKRLSMRKPSGKYNVYNKITRSEGTSH; translated from the coding sequence ATGCCAAGAATTCTCCTGCTGTTGCCGCTGGCGATAGCGCTTAGTCACCCCTCCGCCTGGGCCGAGTCCACCCCGCTGGCGCCGCTGGCGACCGGGTCCCCCCCAGTGGCGGAGGGCCAACCCCGGGAGGCCGAGGCCCTTTACACCCAAATCTGCGCCGAATGTCATGGCGCCGACCGCCTGGGCATTACGGGCCCGCCTCTGATCCCCGAGAATTTTGGTCGTCTCAAGCGCGAGGAGGCCGCCAACCTCATCCTCCAGGGCCGGCCGGCCACCCAGATGCCGGCCTTCGCGGAACGGCTCTCCGCGGCCGAGGCACAGTCCCTGGTGGACCTGGTCTTCACCCCCCCGGCGGAGACCCCGGAGTGGGGCCTGGAGCGCATCCGCGCCAGCCATCTGGCCCTGGTGGACCCCGCGACCCTTCCGGATCACCCCCTCCATAACGCCGACCCGCTGAATCTCTTCGTGGTGGTGGAGACGGGCGATCACCATGCCACCATCCTGGATGGCGACCGCCTGGAGCCCCTCCATCGCTTTGCCACCCGCCGCGCCCTGCATGGCGGGCCCAAATTCTCCAATGACGGGCGCTTCGTCTACTTCGCCTCCCGGGACGGCTGGATCAGCAAATTCGATCTGCACAGTTTCCAGACCGTGGCCGAGATCCGCGCCGGCATCAACACCCGCAACCTGGCGGTGTCCGGCGATGGCCGCTATGTCGCCGTGGCCAATTATCTGCCCCACAACCTGGTGATCCTGGACGCCCGGGACCTGCTGCCCATCAAGCTGATCCCGGTCCAGGACGAAACGGGCAAGACCAGTCGGGTGAGCGCCGTCTATGCCGCGCCTCCCCGGCAGAGCTTCGTCGCCGCCCTCAAGGATATCCCCGAGGTCTGGGAAATCATGGTCGCGGACGATCCCCTGCCGGTCTATAACGGCCCCATGCACGATTATCGGCTGGGGGAGGGGACCGCTCGGGAGCCAGGCCCCTTCCCGGTGCGCCGGACCAAGCTCGACGGCTTTCTGGATGATTTCTTCTTCAATCAAAGCTACCAGATCCTGATCGGCGCGGCCCGGGATGGCAACAAGGGGCAGGCCATCAATCTCGACGTTCGTCAGCGCATCGCCGAACTGGACCTGGATGGCATGCCGCACCTAAGTTCCGGCATCACCTGGGAGCGCGACGGCCGCACCCTGCTGGCCACCCCCCACCTGTCCAAGTCCGAGGTGACGGTCATCGATCTGGGCACCTGGGAGACGGTGGCGAAAATACCTACCCAGGGCCCCGGCTTCTTTGCCCGCAGCCACGAAAACAGCCCCTACGCCTGGGTGGACGTCTTTTCAGGACCCAACAAGGATGCCCTGCATGTGATCGACAAGCAGAGCCTGCAAGTCGTCGCGACCCTGCGTCCGGAGCCCGGCAAGACGGCGGCCCATGTGGAATTCGACCGCTATGGCAAGTACGCCCTGGTCAGTATCTGGGAGGACGATGGCGCCCTGGTGGTCTATGACGCCCAGACCTTCAAGGAGGTGAAGCGGCTATCCATGCGCAAGCCTTCCGGCAAGTACAACGTTTACAACAAGATCACGCGATCCGAGGGGACGAGTCACTGA
- a CDS encoding c-type cytochrome, whose translation MAFAVGNALAATEPAHPDAKSPEMSYQGAPGAMDPAATKDLMDGEGPKMTKAEFAEAKEIFFQRCAGCHGVLRKGATGKPLTTDMTRALGTDYLKAMITYGSPAGMPNWGTSGDFTEAKIDLMARYLQHEPPQPPEFGLQDMKGTWKVLIEPEKRPTKQMNKLNLDNLFSVTLRDAGEIALIDGDSKEIVSIIKTGYAVHISRLSASGRYLFVIGRDAKINLIDLWMEKPETVAEIKVGMEARSVETSKFPGMEDKYAVAGTYWPPQFVIMDGDTLEPLKIVSTRGMTVDTQEYHPEPRVAAIVASHEHPEFIVNVKETGHVLMVDYSDIDNLKTTDIEAAPFLHDGGWDGTKRYFMTAANKSNKIAVVDSKDQKLAAIVNVGDIPHPGRGANFVDPQFGPVWATSHLGDASISVIGTDPKGHPDQAWKVVRKLQGQGGGSLFIKTHPKSKNLYVDTALNSVEKLSQSAAVFNIDKLDAPFTVLPIAEWADLGEGAKRVVQPEYNKAGDEVWFSVWNGKDKKSALVVVDDKTLKLKKVIKDDRLVTPTGKFNVYNTIHDVY comes from the coding sequence ATGGCGTTTGCCGTGGGTAACGCCCTAGCCGCGACCGAACCCGCGCACCCCGACGCCAAAAGCCCCGAGATGTCCTACCAGGGCGCCCCCGGGGCCATGGATCCCGCGGCCACGAAGGACTTGATGGACGGCGAAGGGCCCAAGATGACCAAGGCCGAGTTTGCGGAAGCGAAGGAGATCTTCTTCCAGCGCTGTGCCGGCTGCCACGGCGTGCTGCGCAAGGGTGCCACCGGCAAGCCCCTGACCACCGACATGACCCGGGCCCTGGGTACCGATTACCTCAAGGCGATGATCACCTACGGTTCACCCGCGGGCATGCCCAACTGGGGGACCTCAGGTGACTTCACCGAGGCCAAGATCGATCTGATGGCCCGCTACCTGCAGCATGAGCCACCCCAGCCCCCCGAATTCGGCTTGCAAGATATGAAGGGGACCTGGAAGGTGCTGATTGAGCCCGAGAAGCGGCCCACCAAGCAGATGAATAAGCTGAATCTGGATAACCTCTTCTCCGTCACCCTCCGCGACGCGGGCGAGATCGCCCTGATCGACGGCGACAGCAAGGAGATCGTCAGCATCATCAAGACCGGTTACGCGGTCCATATCTCCCGCTTGTCGGCCTCCGGGCGTTATCTCTTCGTCATAGGCCGCGATGCCAAGATCAACCTCATCGACCTCTGGATGGAGAAGCCCGAGACCGTCGCCGAGATCAAGGTTGGCATGGAGGCGCGTTCCGTGGAGACCTCCAAGTTCCCCGGCATGGAGGACAAGTACGCCGTCGCAGGCACCTATTGGCCGCCCCAGTTCGTCATCATGGACGGCGACACCTTGGAGCCCCTCAAGATCGTCTCCACCCGCGGCATGACGGTGGACACCCAGGAATATCATCCGGAGCCCCGGGTGGCGGCCATCGTCGCCTCTCACGAGCACCCCGAATTTATCGTCAACGTCAAGGAGACCGGCCATGTCCTGATGGTGGACTATTCGGATATCGACAATCTCAAGACCACGGATATCGAGGCCGCCCCCTTCCTGCATGATGGCGGCTGGGATGGCACCAAGCGCTACTTCATGACGGCGGCCAACAAGTCCAACAAGATCGCGGTGGTGGACTCCAAGGATCAGAAACTGGCGGCCATTGTGAATGTGGGTGATATCCCTCATCCGGGTCGTGGCGCCAATTTTGTCGATCCGCAATTTGGCCCGGTCTGGGCGACCAGCCACTTGGGGGATGCCTCCATTTCCGTGATTGGCACGGATCCCAAGGGCCATCCGGACCAGGCCTGGAAGGTGGTGCGCAAACTGCAAGGGCAGGGCGGTGGTTCCCTCTTCATCAAGACCCACCCCAAATCCAAAAATCTGTATGTCGATACGGCCCTCAACTCGGTTGAGAAGTTGAGCCAGAGCGCTGCCGTGTTCAATATCGACAAGCTGGATGCCCCCTTCACGGTCCTGCCCATCGCCGAATGGGCGGATCTGGGCGAGGGGGCCAAGCGCGTGGTGCAGCCCGAGTACAACAAGGCGGGCGACGAGGTGTGGTTCTCCGTCTGGAACGGCAAGGATAAGAAATCGGCCCTAGTGGTCGTGGACGACAAGACCCTGAAGCTCAAGAAGGTCATCAAGGACGATCGCCTGGTGACCCCGACCGGCAAGTTCAATGTTTACAACACCATTCATGATGTCTATTGA
- a CDS encoding DUF2189 domain-containing protein has product MSNLSPAPFHLADIPPALGSGWRHLRAMPGPSLLLGFLLALITTSLLLIPFAVGAPALALILAGGFFLIGPLLLPPWFALRKSRETGQRPSLGLAWHGYQEMDTGFWALAGACCFLLLVWITDAGILYAFLVGAGTALDAGGTGSVAKIGTFLRWSSLMGACLAAGVHLIAAFAVPLLYEGRAQPIPAIHASVRAMFYSPGPALAWGLTIILGLLVGILLPPLLALTLPVLAYAQFDLYRIVFPLPDNLHVR; this is encoded by the coding sequence TTGAGTAACCTCTCCCCCGCCCCCTTTCATCTTGCCGATATACCCCCTGCGCTCGGCTCCGGGTGGCGCCACTTGCGCGCCATGCCAGGACCCAGCCTGCTGCTGGGCTTCCTCCTGGCCCTCATCACCACCAGCCTCTTGCTGATCCCCTTCGCCGTCGGCGCCCCAGCCCTGGCGCTAATCCTGGCGGGCGGCTTCTTCCTGATTGGCCCCCTCCTGCTGCCACCCTGGTTCGCCCTGCGCAAGTCGCGGGAGACGGGTCAACGGCCGAGCCTAGGCCTGGCGTGGCACGGTTACCAGGAAATGGACACGGGTTTCTGGGCCCTCGCCGGTGCCTGCTGCTTTCTCCTGCTCGTTTGGATCACGGACGCCGGCATCCTCTATGCCTTTCTGGTTGGGGCTGGCACCGCGCTGGACGCGGGCGGCACCGGGTCTGTGGCCAAAATCGGGACTTTCCTCCGCTGGTCCAGCCTCATGGGGGCCTGCCTCGCGGCCGGCGTCCATCTCATCGCCGCCTTCGCCGTGCCCCTGCTCTACGAGGGCCGAGCCCAACCCATCCCCGCGATCCATGCCAGCGTGCGGGCCATGTTTTACAGCCCAGGGCCAGCCCTGGCTTGGGGCCTGACCATCATCCTGGGGCTCCTGGTCGGTATCCTGCTGCCACCCCTGCTGGCCCTGACTTTGCCAGTACTGGCCTACGCCCAATTCGACCTCTACCGCATCGTCTTTCCCCTACCGGATAATCTCCATGTCCGCTAG
- a CDS encoding cytochrome c oxidase subunit 3 family protein, producing MTSPESRDTGIPGNKAIWVGIFAEMTEFALMFFVYFIARAHHPEAFHQGPAKLWTLAGIVNTLVMLTSSFMVASALHAIRADRRRASLTWLVLALVTALGYPIMKVLEFRWNLARGLDGGGDVFQLAYYYLTFNHLVHVSWGLMGMAWILARLATGAYSASNHRGMVAFASYWHATDLIWLMIFPLFYVLP from the coding sequence ATGACCTCCCCGGAATCCCGGGACACGGGTATTCCTGGCAACAAGGCCATCTGGGTCGGCATCTTTGCGGAGATGACTGAATTCGCCCTGATGTTTTTCGTCTATTTCATCGCCCGCGCCCATCACCCCGAGGCCTTTCACCAAGGCCCCGCCAAGCTGTGGACCCTGGCGGGCATCGTTAACACCCTGGTCATGCTGACCAGTAGTTTCATGGTCGCCAGCGCCCTCCATGCCATCCGCGCCGACCGGCGGCGCGCCTCTCTGACCTGGCTGGTCCTCGCCTTGGTGACCGCCCTAGGCTATCCCATCATGAAGGTCCTGGAGTTCCGCTGGAACCTGGCGCGGGGGCTGGACGGTGGCGGCGATGTCTTTCAACTGGCCTATTACTACCTGACCTTTAATCACCTGGTGCATGTGAGCTGGGGCCTGATGGGCATGGCCTGGATTCTGGCCCGCCTCGCCACCGGCGCCTACTCGGCCAGCAACCATCGGGGCATGGTGGCCTTCGCCAGCTATTGGCACGCCACCGACCTCATCTGGCTCATGATTTTCCCCCTCTTCTACGTCCTGCCCTGA
- a CDS encoding cytochrome C oxidase subunit IV family protein, translating into MNPSFRALVLTWLILVILTLTGARLGAGATPGLVLTLIVATLTALKGGMVIEEFLEVSQARPAIRYPVRLFGLLVPTCMLLVHLHGPAIARLTSLTGG; encoded by the coding sequence ATGAACCCTTCCTTTCGCGCCCTGGTCCTGACCTGGCTGATCCTGGTCATCCTCACCCTGACGGGCGCCCGTCTTGGCGCGGGGGCAACCCCCGGCCTGGTGCTGACCCTGATCGTGGCCACCCTCACGGCCCTCAAGGGCGGCATGGTCATCGAGGAATTTCTGGAAGTTAGCCAGGCCCGGCCAGCTATTCGTTACCCGGTGCGGCTCTTTGGGCTGCTGGTACCGACTTGTATGCTGTTGGTCCACCTCCATGGACCCGCCATCGCCCGGCTGACTAGTTTGACTGGGGGATAA